The window TTCGCTGCCTCAGGGCGAAGAACCCCGCAGAATCAATGACGCCGCCGTTGTACACGCTGCTATATCGGCGCGCCGACATCAGTCCTGAGCCGGTCGCGGCAGGCATCTCCCGAAGGTTCACGCGCTCCGATCGTCACGGGCTTGACCACGGCACGGGCAACTCCGCCGCCATCTTGGCGCTCGCACTCGCGAAACCGCCGCGGAAAGGCGCCACGGCTGGAGGAACCCGGCATGTGTTGTGGCTTCGGCTACTGCATGACGAAGTCCGTGAAATAGATGTCCATGACGTCGCCGTGGTAGGCCTCAGCGACGGCGGCCAGCAGTGCATCCTTGGCTGCGTTCCGGCCCACCGCAGTGTTCAGTTCGGCCACCTTGCGGTTGGACAGCTGCTCGATCACTAGGTCGAGGGCTTTGGAACCGTCGGGCTCGGCGTCGCCCTCCCCGCCGTGACCGGCCCCTCCGGACGAACCAGCGGCGGTGAACTGCAGGGCCACGCCCACCTTCAAGTAGCGTCCCGCATCGAGGTTCAGCGTCACCGGGTCGAGCTCGACCACGAGCCCCGGCTCAGGAGCGTCACTGGTAGTAGGCGTCGGTTTCAGGAAGGTGTAGGCCCCCGCGCCGAGAGCCAGAACGATGGCGAGGACGATGACGAGCTTCTTCTTTGATTTCGGTGTGGAAGCCTTGCGTCCGGCAGCCTGTGCTTCGGCCGGCTCGCTCCGTCGGCGAGCCGTGCCATCTGACAGAGCATCGAGCGCACCTTCAGCGTGACCGGAGCGTGATGCGGTTGGAGTTGCCATGCCGAGTGCCGTCCTCGCTTCGCCCGCGGCCGATCTGTCGGCCCGTCACTGTCTTCGGCCGCCATGACGCGGATGTGAGGCTTAGGTCCTCGTGTAATTGAGCTCAGGCGGCGGTGGGCCAGGCTTCTGGTAGGTCGCGGCGAGCGTGCCGTACAAAATAAGACGGGTCGACGAACCCCAGCGTGGGTTGCAGGTGACCAGCGTGATCCGCCGTTCGGTAGGGCGAACGCCGGGCTGTTCGGGGACGGGGAGAACCACCTCGCCGTAGCTGGGATCCACGAGCTTGTAGGCAGGGTCCCCGGGTTGCGCTCCCGGTTGGGGGTCGATGGTGTAGACGAACCACTGAGAACGCGTCTCGACGACCACGCGGTCGCCGGCAAGCACCCGGTCGAGGTATGCGAAGGGCTCGCCCTGAGTGGCGCGATGTCCGGCGACCGCGAAATTGCCGACCTGGCCGGGCTGTGCCGATCGCGGAAAGTGCCCCACCCCGCGCGCGAGTTGCTTCAGACCCACGCCTTCGACAAGCGGCTTCTCCCAGCTCCGGCCCAGACGTTCGATGTAGATGATACCGATGGCGTCACCTTTCACAGGCGCGCCCGCGACCACCTGTTGCGCCCACGATTCCCGGAGGTCGCCCTTGATGGCGTCCTGCCGGCGGTCCGCTTCGAAGTTCGTGTAGAACACCTGGTAGATCACCATGAGCAGCGCCAACACGCCGAGGGTGATGAGGACTTCGCCGGTACTCCGAACGAGAAGGTGCCGTCGGCGGCGCCACGACGAGAGTTGCCCGGCGGCGGCGCCCGTCACCCCCGCTCCCCCGACGGCGCCACCGCCGAGGCTTCCGGGAGGTACGGCGTCGGCTCGCGTCGGTCGCCGCGCCGCCGGGAGACCACCAGGTAGGCGAGCGCGGCGACGAACAGGAGGATCGAGACCCAGTTGTTCAGCCGCATGCCGGCGATCTCGTGCGCCTCGTCCACCCGCAGCGCCTCGATCCAGAACCGGCCGGTGCAGTACGCGGCGATGTAGAGGGCGAACACCTGGCCGTGGCCGAGGTCGAAGCGGCGGTCGGCCCAGACGAGCAGGCCCGCGACCAGCAGGCACCACAGCGACTCGTAGAGGAACGTCGGGTGGTAGGTCGCGACGTCCGGCGTGGCCCGGGGCCGGTTCTCGGGATCGATCTCCAGAGCCCACGGCAGGTCGGTGGCCCTGCCGTATAACTCCTGGTTGAACCAGTTGCCCCACCGGCCGGCGGCCTGCGCCAGCACCACCCCGACCACGACGGAGTCCGCGACCGGCGGCCAGGCAAGACCGGCCTGCCGCGCCCCGATCCACGCGCCGACGGCACCGAGGGCGACGGCTCCCCAGATCCCGAGCCCGCCCTCCCAGATCTTGAGGGCGTCCAGCGGCTTCCCGCCGTCGCCGAAGTAGTCGTCCGGGGTGGTGATGACGTGGTAGAGCCGGCCGCCGAGGATCCCCATCGGCACGGCCCACATGGCGATGTCGGCGACCTGCCCCGGCTTGCCGCCGCGCGCCACCAGGCGCCGGTCGCCGACGACGATCGCGAGCAGGATCCCGGCCACGATGCACAGCGCGTAGCCGCGGATCGGGAAGCCGCCGAGGTGCCAGACGCCTTCGGCCGGGCTGGGGATCGACGCGAGGAGAACTTCTGGGGTCATGGGTGGATCGACACCACGTCTGCGCTGGACCGGTGCGGATCCTGCGCGCCGTTCCAGGCAACCGTTAAGCCGATCGCTGCGCCGAACAAGGCGACCAGGGACATCAGCACGGCGATGAGGAGGACACGGCCGCCACGCGGAGGCGCCGCCTCGGTGAAGCTAGCCATTCTTCAGCTTCTGCATCTTTTTGATCTCACTTCGCTGGGTGGTCTCCATCTGCTCAGCGAGCTTGAGCGCTGCGGGATCCTTGCCGTTGGAGCGTTCAGTCTTGGCCATCTGCAGGGCTCCGCGGTGGTGCTCGATCATCATCGTGAGAAACATCCGGTCGAACTCGGCTCCCTTCGCGGCGGCCAGCATTTTCAGGTCTTTCTCCCCGGCCATCCCTGGCATCTCGGCGGACATGCTCATCATGTCCTCGGGTGCCATGGAGGAGTGGTCCATGCCCGCCATGTCCGCGACCAGAGGCTGATCCCACGCCTCCAAGAGACTCTGCATGGTTTCGATCTCGGGACCCTGCCCAGCCACGATCGCGGCGGCGAGCTTCTTGACCGCCGGATCCTTGGCGCGGGTAGCGGCCAGCGAGGCCATTTTCACCGCCTGGGAATGATGCGGAATCATCTGTTGCGCGAAGGTAACGTCCGCGGCGGTGAAGGTGGTCGCGGCCGCCGGCTGCATTGCATCGTCGTTACCCCCGCCGCACGCAGCGAGGACGGCGACGGAGGTCAGGGCGGCCAGTGCGAGTGCTGCTGAGCCAAGTAGGCGGTTGGTCATGGAGTGCCTTTCGTCGGGGGCGGACGACTACTGCAACTGCGCCAGTTGCTCGGTCTGTTCTGTGCGGAGGCGTTCGGCGAGCGCGCGCGCATCCGGGTTGATCCCGTTCTTCAACTGCTTGCCCACCAGGTCCAGCCCCCCACGGTGATGACGGGCCATCTGGATACGGAACTGGCGGTCGAACGCCGGTCCCGTCAGCGACTCAAGTCGCACCACGGCGCGTTCGGGCAGCATCCCGAAACC of the Sporichthya polymorpha DSM 43042 genome contains:
- a CDS encoding flagellar basal body-associated FliL family protein, yielding MATPTASRSGHAEGALDALSDGTARRRSEPAEAQAAGRKASTPKSKKKLVIVLAIVLALGAGAYTFLKPTPTTSDAPEPGLVVELDPVTLNLDAGRYLKVGVALQFTAAGSSGGAGHGGEGDAEPDGSKALDLVIEQLSNRKVAELNTAVGRNAAKDALLAAVAEAYHGDVMDIYFTDFVMQ
- a CDS encoding class E sortase; the protein is MTGAAAGQLSSWRRRRHLLVRSTGEVLITLGVLALLMVIYQVFYTNFEADRRQDAIKGDLRESWAQQVVAGAPVKGDAIGIIYIERLGRSWEKPLVEGVGLKQLARGVGHFPRSAQPGQVGNFAVAGHRATQGEPFAYLDRVLAGDRVVVETRSQWFVYTIDPQPGAQPGDPAYKLVDPSYGEVVLPVPEQPGVRPTERRITLVTCNPRWGSSTRLILYGTLAATYQKPGPPPPELNYTRT
- the lgt gene encoding prolipoprotein diacylglyceryl transferase, which encodes MTPEVLLASIPSPAEGVWHLGGFPIRGYALCIVAGILLAIVVGDRRLVARGGKPGQVADIAMWAVPMGILGGRLYHVITTPDDYFGDGGKPLDALKIWEGGLGIWGAVALGAVGAWIGARQAGLAWPPVADSVVVGVVLAQAAGRWGNWFNQELYGRATDLPWALEIDPENRPRATPDVATYHPTFLYESLWCLLVAGLLVWADRRFDLGHGQVFALYIAAYCTGRFWIEALRVDEAHEIAGMRLNNWVSILLFVAALAYLVVSRRRGDRREPTPYLPEASAVAPSGERG
- a CDS encoding DUF305 domain-containing protein, with translation MTNRLLGSAALALAALTSVAVLAACGGGNDDAMQPAAATTFTAADVTFAQQMIPHHSQAVKMASLAATRAKDPAVKKLAAAIVAGQGPEIETMQSLLEAWDQPLVADMAGMDHSSMAPEDMMSMSAEMPGMAGEKDLKMLAAAKGAEFDRMFLTMMIEHHRGALQMAKTERSNGKDPAALKLAEQMETTQRSEIKKMQKLKNG